The Pseudomonas parafulva genome includes a window with the following:
- the zigA gene encoding zinc metallochaperone GTPase ZigA, with the protein MSNRLPVTVLSGFLGAGKSTLLNHVLRNREDLRVAVIVNDMSEINIDASEVQRNVTLNRAEEKLVEMSNGCICCTLREDLLEEVARLAEAGRFDYLLIESTGISEPLPVAETFTFRDEQGRSLSDLARLDTMVTVVDALNFMRDYQAAQSLESSGQTLGEDDERSISDLLIEQVEFADVLLLSKIDLVSQAEREELSAILRSLNRRAQIIPMVMGQVPLARILNTGLFDFDQAEQAPGWLKELRGEHTPETEEYGIQATTWTARRPFHPQRFHDFVHTPWSNGRLLRSKGFFWLASKYKEAGSWSQAGGMMRHGLAGRWWCFVPREQWPEDVDNVAAILEHWLPDTGDCRQELVFIGQNLNVAQLSTALEQCLLTDEEMALEPMGWLRFPDPFGPWDERVAA; encoded by the coding sequence ATGTCCAATCGTCTTCCTGTCACTGTGCTCTCCGGGTTTTTGGGCGCAGGGAAAAGCACGCTTCTCAACCATGTTCTGCGCAATCGCGAAGATCTTCGTGTCGCGGTCATCGTCAATGACATGAGTGAGATCAACATTGACGCCAGCGAAGTCCAGCGCAATGTCACCCTTAACCGGGCCGAAGAAAAGCTGGTGGAGATGAGCAATGGCTGCATCTGCTGCACGCTGCGTGAAGATCTGCTTGAAGAGGTTGCACGCCTGGCCGAGGCGGGGCGCTTCGATTACCTGCTGATTGAATCGACTGGTATCTCAGAACCTCTGCCTGTGGCTGAAACCTTTACCTTCCGTGATGAGCAAGGCCGCAGCCTGTCGGATCTGGCGCGTCTCGACACTATGGTCACCGTAGTGGATGCCTTGAACTTCATGCGTGATTATCAAGCCGCGCAGAGCCTGGAAAGCAGTGGCCAGACTTTGGGAGAAGACGATGAACGCTCGATCAGCGACTTGCTGATTGAGCAGGTAGAGTTTGCTGATGTATTGCTGTTGAGCAAAATCGATCTGGTCAGTCAGGCCGAACGGGAAGAGCTTTCAGCCATCCTCCGTAGCCTGAACCGCCGAGCCCAGATCATTCCAATGGTCATGGGTCAGGTTCCCCTTGCCAGGATTCTGAACACCGGCTTGTTCGACTTCGACCAGGCAGAGCAAGCGCCCGGCTGGTTGAAGGAGCTTCGCGGTGAACACACACCGGAAACAGAAGAATATGGCATCCAAGCGACCACCTGGACCGCACGGCGGCCTTTTCATCCGCAGCGGTTCCATGACTTTGTCCACACGCCCTGGAGTAATGGCCGGTTACTACGTTCTAAAGGGTTCTTTTGGTTGGCGAGCAAATATAAAGAAGCGGGCAGTTGGTCTCAGGCAGGCGGCATGATGCGCCATGGTCTGGCTGGTCGCTGGTGGTGTTTCGTACCCCGCGAACAGTGGCCGGAGGATGTGGATAACGTTGCAGCCATTCTTGAACATTGGTTGCCAGATACTGGCGACTGCCGGCAGGAGTTAGTGTTCATAGGTCAAAATCTGAATGTGGCGCAATTATCCACAGCTCTTGAACAGTGCCTGTTGACGGATGAAGAAATGGCACTCGAGCCCATGGGCTGGCTGCGTTTTCCCGATCCATTCGGCCCCTGGGACGAGCGGGTGGCCGCGTGA
- a CDS encoding DUF1826 domain-containing protein: protein MSKPEAVDIRQVFGQTPQAMAQVLQDGVNLAVWQRQLPPQLHDFAEVVAGLGGSLADQRVLEVDEHQVPVIDALLQEAVDIHGYNAFVADVTWLVSAYSCLLGARRVGLRVRALTSPMCPRFHVDNVPLRLITTYAGPGSEYVPEQEVARTALSTGYAAVDKVMRLNAGDVALFKGERWEGNEGAGVVHRSPSGPPRLLLTLDWLA, encoded by the coding sequence GTGAGTAAGCCAGAGGCTGTGGATATCCGTCAGGTGTTTGGCCAGACTCCTCAGGCAATGGCGCAGGTCCTGCAGGACGGTGTCAATCTCGCTGTCTGGCAGCGACAACTTCCGCCTCAGCTTCACGACTTTGCAGAAGTTGTGGCGGGGCTTGGTGGATCGTTAGCGGATCAGCGGGTGCTCGAGGTCGATGAGCATCAGGTCCCAGTGATCGACGCGCTGCTGCAGGAGGCTGTGGATATCCACGGCTATAACGCTTTCGTCGCGGATGTCACATGGCTCGTGTCGGCTTATAGCTGCTTGCTTGGCGCGCGTCGCGTGGGTTTGCGCGTACGTGCGCTGACCAGTCCGATGTGCCCACGTTTCCATGTGGATAACGTTCCGCTGAGACTGATTACAACGTATGCGGGACCGGGTAGTGAGTATGTGCCGGAGCAGGAAGTGGCGCGAACTGCATTGTCCACAGGCTATGCCGCTGTGGATAAGGTGATGCGCCTGAATGCTGGTGACGTGGCGTTATTCAAGGGCGAGCGCTGGGAGGGCAATGAAGGCGCAGGCGTCGTACATCGATCCCCTTCAGGGCCACCC